A stretch of the Alkalispirochaeta americana genome encodes the following:
- a CDS encoding transposase yields MKSITGIIGGAQILFDISFDIQDSFEEYLTMKHRAFLHVLRIVEEHFPAVASSYRGRGRRPHDDIAIIRAFMAKSFFQIETTTSLVDRLRGDSSLRHICGFTVVPSSSTFSRRLAVYANSHLLEQALSAMVFHYYKDSIV; encoded by the coding sequence ATGAAAAGCATAACAGGAATTATTGGTGGTGCACAGATTCTTTTCGATATCTCTTTTGATATTCAGGATTCTTTTGAAGAGTACCTGACCATGAAGCATCGAGCCTTCCTGCATGTGTTACGAATTGTCGAAGAGCATTTTCCTGCTGTTGCCTCCAGCTATCGTGGCCGGGGTCGCAGACCGCACGATGACATCGCAATAATTCGGGCGTTTATGGCCAAATCGTTTTTCCAGATTGAAACGACAACATCTTTGGTTGACCGCTTGCGAGGTGATTCATCGCTGCGCCACATATGCGGATTTACGGTCGTACCCAGTTCGTCGACATTCAGCCGTCGCCTGGCTGTCTATGCAAATTCTCATCTGCTCGAACAAGCATTATCTGCAATGGTTTTTCATTACTACAAGGATTCCATCGTT